From a single Paenibacillus sp. FSL W8-0426 genomic region:
- a CDS encoding DUF2188 domain-containing protein yields the protein MPWNKRDYPVSMKNLKPRVRHKAIEIANALLDEGYDEGRSIAIATAKAEEWDANHPADEHSASDSDRHGHPSGNSRASSGQGHSEPVSSSKNHANIHVVPNDDDGWSIKKEGKAQPLSTYRTKNEALKAAREMSGKQNIRAIIHNRDGQIAASFRA from the coding sequence ATGCCTTGGAACAAACGGGATTACCCTGTATCGATGAAAAATCTGAAACCGCGCGTGAGGCATAAAGCCATCGAGATTGCCAACGCCCTGCTGGATGAAGGATATGACGAAGGCCGCTCCATCGCCATCGCTACGGCAAAAGCGGAGGAATGGGACGCGAATCATCCAGCGGATGAACATTCTGCCTCCGATTCGGACAGGCACGGCCATCCTTCAGGAAACTCCCGCGCCTCTTCCGGACAAGGCCATTCCGAGCCCGTCTCTTCTTCCAAGAACCATGCCAACATTCATGTCGTTCCGAACGACGATGACGGCTGGTCCATCAAAAAGGAAGGAAAGGCGCAGCCCCTTTCCACGTACCGCACCAAAAACGAAGCGCTGAAGGCCGCACGCGAAATGAGCGGCAAACAAAACATTCGGGCGATTATCCATAACCGGGACGGCCAGATTGCTGCATCCTTCCGTGCATGA
- a CDS encoding YitT family protein gives MKRTSLQHIRAEAGKLLLMLLGTFILAFAYYHINFQNELSEGGFVGLALLAKYATGLSPAVGILLLDIPVMILAWFIKGWKFMIQALIGAAAFSLFYDGFERYSTLVISFNGNLWIPAILSGLLTGIGAGIVLRFGGATGGDDILAVLVSRWKGWKLGTVFFVSDAVVLLLSLFFLPVKETLFTILAVWIASKVITFVVTVRTPQTVTTSAVKRPVPSAPKAVAGASAPRPTIARGVTH, from the coding sequence ATGAAGAGAACATCGTTGCAACACATCAGGGCAGAAGCGGGGAAATTGCTCCTCATGCTGCTCGGAACCTTTATTTTGGCGTTTGCTTATTATCACATTAATTTTCAAAACGAATTATCGGAAGGCGGCTTTGTCGGTCTGGCATTGCTTGCTAAATACGCAACCGGATTATCGCCTGCGGTGGGCATACTGCTGCTCGATATACCCGTCATGATTCTGGCCTGGTTCATCAAAGGCTGGAAATTCATGATTCAAGCGCTGATAGGCGCTGCTGCGTTTTCCCTGTTCTACGACGGATTCGAACGTTATTCCACATTGGTTATTTCATTTAACGGCAATCTGTGGATTCCCGCAATTCTATCCGGATTGCTGACGGGAATCGGTGCAGGAATCGTGCTTCGCTTTGGCGGAGCCACGGGTGGAGACGACATTCTGGCCGTGCTGGTCAGCCGCTGGAAAGGCTGGAAGCTCGGTACGGTATTTTTTGTCAGCGACGCCGTCGTGCTGTTGCTCTCGCTTTTCTTCCTGCCGGTCAAAGAAACGCTTTTCACGATTCTGGCCGTATGGATTGCCAGCAAAGTCATCACTTTCGTAGTTACTGTTCGTACGCCTCAAACGGTCACGACTTCGGCGGTCAAACGACCTGTGCCATCCGCACCCAAAGCGGTTGCCGGCGCGTCGGCCCCGCGTCCTACCATAGCAAGAGGTGTCACGCATTAA
- the msrA gene encoding peptide-methionine (S)-S-oxide reductase MsrA codes for MEQHTSEKATFAGGCFWCMVSPFEELPGIQGVVSGYTGGHTENPTYEEVCSETTGHVEAVQITFDPAIFPYSKLVELFWQQIDPTDAGGQFHDRGSSYQTAIFYHTEEQREIAEASKAALEQSGRFDKPIFTPILPAQTFYPAEEYHQGYHRKNPGHYKRYSKGSGREDFIERNWSGKLDKSDLKERLTPLQYEVTQNNATERPFENEFWDHHGEGIYVDIVSGEPLFSSKDKYDAGCGWPSFTRPLRDYSIKEKTDLSHFMIRTEVRSREGDSHLGHVFNDGPGENGLRYCINSAALRFVPKEDLVKEGYGEYAILFK; via the coding sequence ATGGAACAACATACAAGCGAAAAAGCAACGTTTGCAGGCGGGTGCTTCTGGTGCATGGTATCCCCGTTCGAGGAGCTGCCAGGTATCCAGGGAGTTGTATCCGGTTATACCGGGGGGCACACCGAGAATCCGACGTATGAAGAGGTCTGCTCCGAGACGACAGGACATGTGGAGGCCGTTCAAATTACGTTTGACCCGGCCATCTTCCCATATAGCAAACTGGTCGAGCTGTTCTGGCAGCAGATTGATCCTACCGATGCGGGCGGACAGTTCCATGATCGCGGTTCTTCGTATCAAACGGCCATTTTTTACCACACCGAGGAGCAGCGCGAGATCGCGGAAGCCTCCAAGGCCGCGCTAGAGCAGAGCGGACGCTTCGACAAACCGATTTTCACGCCGATTCTGCCTGCCCAAACGTTCTATCCTGCAGAGGAGTACCATCAAGGGTATCACCGCAAAAATCCGGGCCACTACAAACGGTACAGCAAGGGTTCCGGACGCGAGGACTTCATCGAACGCAACTGGTCGGGCAAACTCGACAAAAGCGACCTGAAGGAACGGCTCACGCCGCTGCAATACGAGGTCACCCAAAACAACGCCACCGAGCGCCCGTTCGAAAACGAATTTTGGGACCATCACGGCGAGGGCATTTATGTGGATATCGTCTCCGGGGAACCGCTGTTCAGCTCGAAAGACAAGTACGATGCCGGTTGCGGCTGGCCTAGCTTCACGCGTCCTCTACGCGATTACAGCATCAAGGAAAAAACGGATCTCAGCCATTTCATGATTCGTACCGAAGTGCGAAGCCGCGAGGGAGATTCCCATTTGGGTCACGTATTTAATGACGGTCCTGGCGAAAACGGACTGCGTTACTGCATTAATTCCGCTGCGCTGCGTTTCGTGCCGAAAGAAGACCTGGTCAAGGAAGGATACGGCGAGTACGCCATCCTGTTCAAATAA
- a CDS encoding Crp/Fnr family transcriptional regulator, whose product MREPLSVLEERGNTSCFSEVNFNHLLVTMKERTYPEGTHLYWEGDVSDKLYYLKRGRAQITKSTDEGKELIMYMYQAGDMIGQADPFFGSRHSFSAEVLEDSEIGVLEHKDLEMLICQHCDFAIDFMKWMGIHHRLTQTKFRDLMLYGKPGALCSTLIRLSNSYGEPHGEHVIIHKKITHTDLSNMIGATRESVNRMLSDLRKKDAIEYENGMIVIKDLQMLQGICHCELCPREICRI is encoded by the coding sequence ATGAGAGAACCATTGAGTGTACTGGAAGAGCGCGGAAATACAAGCTGTTTCTCGGAAGTGAACTTCAACCATCTGCTCGTAACGATGAAAGAACGCACCTATCCCGAAGGTACCCACCTGTACTGGGAAGGCGATGTCTCCGACAAATTGTATTATCTGAAACGGGGACGCGCCCAGATCACCAAATCTACGGATGAAGGCAAAGAGCTTATCATGTATATGTACCAAGCCGGGGACATGATCGGCCAGGCCGACCCGTTCTTTGGTTCCCGTCATTCCTTCTCGGCCGAAGTGCTGGAGGACAGCGAGATCGGCGTCCTGGAGCACAAAGACCTGGAAATGCTGATCTGCCAGCATTGCGATTTTGCGATTGATTTCATGAAATGGATGGGTATCCATCACCGGTTGACCCAAACCAAATTCCGTGACCTCATGTTGTATGGTAAACCGGGTGCCCTATGCTCCACGTTAATCCGTTTGTCCAATTCGTACGGGGAGCCTCACGGCGAACATGTCATCATTCATAAAAAAATTACCCACACCGACCTGTCCAACATGATCGGTGCCACTCGCGAGAGCGTGAACCGCATGCTTAGCGACCTGCGCAAAAAAGACGCCATCGAATATGAGAACGGCATGATCGTCATCAAGGATCTGCAAATGCTGCAAGGCATCTGCCATTGCGAATTGTGCCCACGGGAAATTTGCCGGATCTAA
- a CDS encoding ThuA domain-containing protein, which yields MINVTIWNEYVHEKIHDEVREVYPDGLHRALADGLGGEGFAIRTATLDQPDHGLGSEVLDTTDVLVWWGHMAHDRVSDEITHKVVQRVLNGMGLIVLHSGHFSKPFKALMGTSCDLKWRVANEQEIIWCVNPSHPIAEGVQGKIVLEHEEMYGEYFDIPVPDELVFVSNFQGGEVFRSGCTFKRGEGKIFYFRPGHETYPTYYQPDVLKVIGNAIKWAYPSRNVKPEYGNSAPVRPFGGVVV from the coding sequence ATGATCAACGTCACCATTTGGAATGAGTATGTCCATGAGAAGATTCATGATGAAGTGAGGGAGGTGTATCCCGACGGACTGCATCGGGCACTGGCTGACGGTCTGGGCGGCGAAGGTTTTGCCATCCGGACAGCGACGCTGGATCAGCCGGACCATGGTCTGGGCAGCGAGGTGCTGGATACGACAGACGTGCTGGTATGGTGGGGACATATGGCACATGATCGCGTTAGTGACGAGATTACGCACAAGGTGGTTCAGCGGGTTTTGAACGGGATGGGGCTGATCGTGCTGCATTCCGGCCATTTCTCCAAACCGTTCAAGGCGCTTATGGGCACCAGCTGTGATCTGAAGTGGCGCGTGGCGAACGAACAGGAAATCATTTGGTGCGTCAATCCTTCGCACCCGATTGCGGAGGGCGTTCAAGGAAAAATCGTATTGGAGCATGAAGAAATGTATGGCGAATATTTCGATATTCCGGTACCGGATGAACTTGTATTCGTCAGCAATTTCCAAGGCGGAGAAGTGTTCCGCAGCGGGTGTACGTTCAAACGCGGCGAGGGCAAAATCTTTTATTTCCGCCCAGGCCACGAAACGTATCCGACGTATTACCAGCCTGACGTGCTGAAAGTCATCGGCAATGCGATCAAATGGGCGTATCCATCTCGCAACGTGAAGCCTGAATACGGGAACAGCGCACCTGTCAGACCGTTTGGCGGCGTAGTTGTCTGA
- a CDS encoding Gfo/Idh/MocA family oxidoreductase — protein MTETTKRTRAAIVGLGGIARKVYLPLLSAHPNVELVGAMNRSPGPVDAAKQLYRLEQGTTDIKELLSWDLDAVFIHTATEAHFELVMQCLERGLSVYVDKPLSYVLRESEEMTAFAEAQGLLLAVGFNRRFAPMYQKAKEWMQAGKGFESLTVTKHRTSIQDRPAAETVYDDLIHILDLMMWYSGHDTELVQHWLRTNDAGRLLHAAGSARLGRHAIGRFDMVREAGADLEKLELHGGGRSVEVVNMETAVYTERGALEQRETFGSWDDILKRRGFAGAVNDFLQCLETPDECIISATHVMDSHELAEQLLRK, from the coding sequence ATGACGGAAACAACGAAACGCACCCGTGCCGCCATCGTCGGTCTGGGGGGCATTGCGCGCAAGGTCTACCTGCCGCTGCTGTCCGCCCATCCGAACGTGGAGCTTGTGGGCGCGATGAACCGCTCCCCGGGGCCGGTCGACGCTGCAAAGCAGCTGTACAGGCTGGAGCAGGGGACGACCGATATAAAGGAACTGTTATCTTGGGATTTGGATGCGGTGTTCATACATACGGCAACCGAAGCGCATTTTGAGCTCGTCATGCAATGTTTGGAACGCGGCTTGTCCGTATACGTGGACAAACCGTTGTCTTATGTGCTGCGGGAATCGGAGGAGATGACGGCTTTTGCCGAAGCACAGGGACTGCTGCTCGCGGTGGGATTCAACCGCAGGTTTGCGCCGATGTACCAAAAGGCGAAGGAATGGATGCAGGCGGGAAAGGGCTTTGAGTCTTTGACGGTGACGAAGCACCGGACAAGCATTCAAGATCGTCCGGCTGCGGAAACGGTCTATGACGACCTGATCCATATTCTCGATCTGATGATGTGGTACTCGGGTCATGATACGGAATTGGTTCAGCATTGGTTGCGCACGAACGACGCCGGCAGATTGCTGCATGCCGCCGGATCAGCCCGATTGGGACGTCATGCGATTGGCCGGTTCGATATGGTGCGTGAAGCAGGGGCTGATTTGGAGAAACTGGAGCTGCATGGCGGCGGCAGGTCCGTCGAAGTCGTCAATATGGAGACGGCCGTGTATACGGAGCGCGGTGCTCTGGAGCAGCGTGAAACGTTTGGCAGCTGGGATGATATTTTGAAACGCAGAGGATTTGCCGGGGCCGTGAACGATTTCCTGCAGTGTTTGGAAACGCCGGACGAATGCATCATTAGTGCGACCCATGTGATGGATAGTCATGAGTTGGCCGAGCAATTGCTCCGCAAATAA
- a CDS encoding AraC family transcriptional regulator, which translates to MQSDHACQVLTAGFSFHRKPYNSIMPEGVKNYLLRLQTDGRCRARVDGSLSLVDVGDLLLFSPDEPYELKIDAELNPLGERLVESGDYHIFFNGPWVDDWWHHHKRPNRIKVELTESLLTLFRQLVLEQRRISNPYPEISSYYMRILCLEVDRLLSEHPTMAKTNYVAYEIKSYIEENASSLFKLEDIASHVGISVSRGVHLFKEVFGKSIMQYALDVRLNMARERIIFSPMTLEHVAESSGFNNYTYFHRVFRSRFGMSPREFRAIHREQM; encoded by the coding sequence ATGCAATCCGATCACGCTTGTCAGGTTCTTACAGCGGGCTTTTCGTTTCACCGTAAACCTTACAACTCCATCATGCCTGAAGGAGTTAAAAACTATTTGCTTCGCCTTCAAACCGATGGCCGCTGCCGTGCCCGTGTGGACGGATCGTTGTCCCTGGTGGATGTGGGTGATCTGCTTTTATTCAGTCCGGACGAGCCGTACGAACTCAAAATCGATGCAGAGCTGAATCCGCTCGGGGAACGTCTGGTGGAGAGCGGCGACTATCACATTTTTTTCAACGGACCATGGGTGGACGATTGGTGGCATCACCACAAGCGGCCCAACCGCATCAAGGTCGAATTGACCGAGAGCCTGCTGACGCTGTTTCGCCAGTTGGTTCTGGAACAGCGCCGAATCTCCAACCCTTATCCCGAAATTTCCAGCTATTATATGCGCATTCTGTGCCTCGAAGTGGACAGGCTGCTCTCAGAGCACCCCACCATGGCCAAAACCAATTATGTGGCTTACGAGATCAAGAGCTACATCGAGGAGAACGCTTCCTCCCTGTTCAAACTTGAAGATATCGCTTCCCATGTCGGGATCAGCGTTTCGCGCGGAGTTCATTTGTTTAAGGAAGTGTTCGGCAAAAGCATCATGCAGTACGCGCTCGATGTACGGCTGAACATGGCGCGGGAACGCATCATTTTCAGCCCGATGACGCTCGAGCATGTCGCCGAATCCTCGGGTTTCAACAATTATACGTATTTCCATCGCGTGTTTCGCTCCCGCTTCGGCATGTCGCCCAGAGAATTTCGGGCCATCCACCGGGAACAAATGTAA
- a CDS encoding sugar phosphate isomerase/epimerase: MKLGVFLVLFGGRKLEDALDYVAAKGLKAVEIGTGGYPGNAHCNPAELLENETALKNFKNAVESRGLIISALSVHGNPLHPQKDIAKSFHDDFVKTVELAQKLEVPVVNTFSGCPGDHEDAKYPNWPVAPWPNDYQEILKWQWENKVIPYWTEWGKFAADRSVKIGLELHGGFSVHTPATLLRLREAAGEVIGANLDPSHMWWQGIDPVQAIHILGREGAIHHFHAKDTTIDPVNVNKYGLTDMQDYTNMLDRAWQFRSVGYGHDNKTWADIISALRLVGYDYVVSIEHEDGLMSVEEGFSKAVQNLQQVLIEEPLGEMWWV, translated from the coding sequence ATGAAACTTGGCGTATTTTTGGTACTGTTCGGTGGACGCAAACTGGAGGACGCACTTGATTACGTAGCTGCAAAAGGGCTGAAAGCCGTGGAAATCGGCACCGGAGGATATCCGGGCAATGCGCACTGCAACCCGGCTGAGCTTCTCGAAAACGAGACAGCGCTCAAAAACTTCAAAAACGCGGTGGAATCCCGCGGTTTGATCATCAGCGCGCTCAGCGTACACGGCAATCCGCTTCATCCGCAAAAGGATATCGCCAAATCGTTCCATGACGATTTTGTCAAAACGGTGGAACTGGCACAAAAGCTCGAAGTGCCTGTCGTTAACACATTTTCCGGTTGCCCTGGGGACCATGAGGACGCCAAATACCCGAACTGGCCTGTAGCGCCATGGCCGAACGACTATCAGGAAATTTTGAAATGGCAGTGGGAAAACAAAGTCATTCCTTACTGGACGGAGTGGGGCAAATTCGCCGCGGACCGCAGCGTAAAAATCGGTCTGGAGCTGCATGGTGGCTTCTCGGTGCATACACCGGCAACTTTGCTGAGACTCCGCGAAGCAGCGGGCGAAGTCATCGGCGCCAACCTGGATCCGAGCCACATGTGGTGGCAAGGCATCGATCCGGTGCAAGCGATTCATATTCTTGGACGCGAAGGAGCTATCCACCATTTCCACGCGAAAGATACAACGATCGATCCGGTGAATGTGAACAAATACGGATTGACCGATATGCAGGATTACACGAACATGCTTGATCGGGCATGGCAGTTCCGTTCTGTAGGTTACGGCCACGACAACAAAACTTGGGCCGACATCATCAGTGCCCTGCGTCTGGTCGGATATGATTATGTCGTTAGCATCGAACATGAAGACGGACTGATGTCTGTCGAAGAAGGCTTCTCCAAAGCCGTGCAAAATCTCCAGCAAGTGCTGATCGAAGAGCCGCTGGGGGAAATGTGGTGGGTGTAG
- a CDS encoding Gfo/Idh/MocA family oxidoreductase, with translation MEKMKAGIIGCGNISAIYLENLKNSPVIEVVAVADLIRERAQERADEFNIANVYNVDELLQNEDIELVLNLTIPGSHAMTDLAALEAGKHVYAEKPLAISLEDGRKVIELAEQKGLYVGSAPDTFLGSGIQTARRAIEDGLIGKPVAATAFFMGGGPEAWHPNPEFFYTVGGGPMFDMGPYYLTALIKLLGPIRRISASAGIQIADRKIGSGPKEGTSLQVETPTHLSGTIDFEQGAIATMIASFDIRGGSDLPRIEIYGTEGVLSVPDPNFFNGDVKLRRPGQDEWEVLPPAFESGHNERGIGVTEMVESIRAGREHQASGKLAYHVLEAMHAFQRSSLEGKHIALESTYA, from the coding sequence GTGGAGAAAATGAAAGCAGGCATCATCGGGTGCGGCAACATTAGCGCCATTTATCTCGAAAACCTGAAGAACAGCCCAGTCATTGAAGTGGTCGCCGTAGCGGATCTGATCCGCGAACGCGCGCAGGAACGGGCAGATGAATTTAATATCGCAAACGTTTACAATGTAGATGAACTGCTGCAAAACGAAGACATCGAGCTTGTGCTGAACCTGACCATTCCGGGCAGCCATGCCATGACCGATCTGGCTGCGCTGGAGGCCGGCAAACATGTGTATGCCGAAAAGCCGCTCGCCATTTCGCTCGAGGACGGACGCAAGGTCATTGAACTGGCGGAACAAAAAGGACTGTATGTCGGCTCTGCGCCGGATACGTTCCTTGGTTCGGGCATCCAGACGGCCCGCCGGGCCATCGAGGACGGCTTGATCGGCAAACCCGTTGCCGCAACGGCATTTTTCATGGGCGGCGGACCGGAAGCATGGCATCCGAATCCGGAATTTTTCTACACCGTCGGCGGCGGACCGATGTTTGATATGGGGCCATACTATTTGACCGCCCTGATTAAACTTCTGGGACCGATTCGCCGGATCAGCGCTTCTGCGGGCATCCAGATCGCGGATCGCAAAATTGGTTCGGGGCCGAAGGAAGGCACTTCGCTGCAAGTCGAAACGCCGACTCATCTTTCAGGCACGATCGATTTTGAGCAGGGCGCCATCGCCACGATGATTGCCAGCTTCGATATTCGGGGCGGATCGGATCTGCCGCGGATCGAAATCTACGGTACCGAAGGCGTGCTGAGCGTGCCGGACCCGAACTTTTTCAACGGGGACGTGAAGCTGCGCAGACCGGGACAGGATGAATGGGAGGTGCTGCCTCCGGCATTCGAAAGCGGGCACAACGAACGCGGCATCGGCGTCACGGAGATGGTGGAATCGATACGGGCCGGAAGAGAGCATCAGGCAAGCGGCAAGCTCGCTTATCATGTATTGGAGGCCATGCATGCGTTCCAGCGCTCTTCGTTGGAAGGCAAACACATTGCGCTTGAGAGCACCTATGCGTAA
- a CDS encoding helix-turn-helix domain-containing protein: MCPRFETAFSFLGKRWNGLIIQTLMSGSKRFKDISTLIPSMSDKMLSERMKDLESEGILIRHVYPETPVRIEYELTEKGKALQPVMNQIQEWAEQWVD, from the coding sequence ATGTGTCCGCGTTTTGAAACGGCGTTTTCGTTTTTGGGCAAACGCTGGAACGGTTTGATCATTCAAACGTTGATGAGTGGCTCCAAGCGATTCAAGGACATTTCCACTCTGATTCCATCCATGAGTGACAAGATGTTGTCGGAACGCATGAAGGATCTGGAGAGTGAAGGTATTTTGATCCGTCACGTTTATCCTGAAACGCCGGTTCGGATTGAATACGAGCTGACGGAGAAAGGGAAAGCGCTGCAGCCGGTCATGAATCAAATTCAGGAATGGGCTGAGCAGTGGGTCGATTAA
- a CDS encoding VTT domain-containing protein: MRKWLWILLYVLLAGATFIYRYEVLAWTEAHQSIPLLILIAMLFALVPVIPYKFVIVALGYGYGATTAAWVSWIGTSLAALLIYAGARTVFRSQARAYLERIRGLSRFTAWMEQHPFMGVMTLRLLPIVPQVAVNIYAGMTYTPVWTFMLATAIGKIPAIVVFAFAGAQAGSSIWLSLLILAAYLTLMALVLFGFRLRSRSKR; the protein is encoded by the coding sequence TTGCGAAAATGGTTATGGATTCTGCTTTATGTTTTGCTCGCAGGAGCCACGTTTATTTACAGATATGAAGTGCTCGCCTGGACGGAGGCCCACCAGTCCATCCCGCTGCTCATCCTCATTGCCATGCTGTTTGCGCTGGTTCCCGTCATTCCGTACAAATTCGTCATCGTTGCCCTGGGTTACGGATATGGCGCCACAACGGCCGCCTGGGTCAGCTGGATCGGTACTTCGCTGGCTGCGCTGCTCATCTATGCGGGAGCGAGAACCGTGTTCCGGAGCCAGGCGCGAGCCTATCTGGAGCGCATTCGCGGGTTGAGCCGGTTCACCGCATGGATGGAACAACACCCGTTCATGGGCGTGATGACGCTGCGTCTGCTGCCGATCGTGCCCCAGGTGGCCGTCAATATTTATGCAGGCATGACGTACACCCCGGTCTGGACGTTTATGCTGGCAACGGCGATCGGCAAAATCCCGGCCATCGTTGTCTTTGCTTTTGCAGGAGCGCAAGCGGGAAGTTCCATCTGGCTCAGCCTGCTCATCTTGGCCGCTTATCTGACGCTCATGGCCCTGGTGTTATTCGGGTTCAGGCTCCGTTCGCGAAGCAAACGTTGA
- a CDS encoding nucleotide-binding protein, translating into MKTFKPRVFIGCSLEAKPVAAAVHENLRFSAEVTPWFSGVFQPSSYTMDDLEAEVRTTDFAIFIFHPDDISKIRGKYYASVRDNTMLEMGLFMGRLGRKRIFFILPEHITDSKDDTKVEGLRMPTDLLGLNPLTYEIRSDGKWAPAVSVACSKIADSIEEQGRWSDPELEKRLAELKQTESEARIQLLKLLRFFRELLRSRRPDPAMLERMSDALRTAFVSHPPFAVRGTAIYRKDDQGYIEQLCGNVGEPGRRYDLTANDDKPPDDPKRILVIDCYKENKIKINLFDDYLEKEYLLCYPVAKRYVITVHIIGHTEADEAVFQQMDIQNRQLFNAINDLLGGEPE; encoded by the coding sequence ATGAAAACGTTCAAGCCAAGAGTATTTATTGGCTGCTCGCTGGAAGCGAAGCCGGTTGCAGCCGCCGTGCACGAAAATTTGCGTTTCTCTGCCGAAGTCACTCCCTGGTTTTCCGGGGTATTCCAGCCCAGCAGCTATACCATGGACGATTTGGAAGCCGAGGTCCGCACAACGGATTTTGCCATTTTTATTTTTCATCCGGATGACATATCCAAAATACGCGGCAAATATTATGCTTCCGTCCGTGACAATACGATGCTGGAAATGGGCTTGTTCATGGGCCGGTTAGGCCGCAAACGTATTTTTTTCATTCTTCCCGAACATATTACGGACAGCAAGGACGATACGAAGGTCGAGGGTCTGCGGATGCCTACCGACCTCCTGGGATTGAATCCGTTAACGTACGAAATCCGCTCCGACGGCAAATGGGCTCCGGCCGTGTCCGTCGCCTGCTCGAAAATCGCCGACAGCATCGAGGAGCAAGGACGCTGGAGCGATCCCGAACTGGAGAAGCGTTTGGCCGAATTGAAACAAACCGAGAGCGAAGCCCGGATCCAGCTGCTTAAGCTGCTGCGCTTCTTCAGGGAATTGCTGCGTTCCCGCAGGCCCGATCCGGCCATGCTGGAACGCATGAGCGATGCACTCCGCACCGCTTTTGTCTCCCATCCCCCTTTTGCCGTACGCGGCACGGCGATCTACCGCAAGGATGATCAGGGGTATATCGAACAATTGTGCGGAAATGTTGGAGAACCGGGCAGAAGATACGATTTGACGGCCAACGACGACAAACCGCCTGATGATCCGAAGCGAATTTTGGTTATTGATTGTTATAAAGAAAATAAAATCAAGATCAATCTGTTTGACGATTACCTTGAGAAAGAATATTTGCTATGCTATCCTGTAGCCAAGAGGTATGTAATTACGGTGCATATCATTGGGCATACGGAAGCAGACGAGGCCGTTTTTCAGCAAATGGACATACAGAACCGTCAGCTGTTCAACGCCATCAACGATTTATTAGGAGGCGAACCGGAATGA
- a CDS encoding lipid II flippase Amj family protein produces the protein MIITMSLLIPMMFTMVIHAADSLSYALRLGGLRTRRIALALSLSGILLLVSRTSNMAQGPMVGRLVDNATSGGHLPFSSQLHWLMAAASVGTLIAILCFPTMVKLASRLVVHFEAAGSIPAMGRRLLSRDKIRNAMHYVTPPSWTMAKRLVQHGMPRRLMALNAAVTAIYTTGVLSSLYAAYLYPDRAVAASQSTGLINGMATILLTILIDPRISLLSDKSLRGEIRLDRMNQIYGCMLVSRLFGTLLAQLLLIPFAYWIGWVVSLMG, from the coding sequence TTGATAATAACGATGAGTCTTTTGATTCCAATGATGTTTACGATGGTCATTCATGCAGCTGACAGCCTGTCTTATGCTTTGCGTCTCGGAGGGCTGAGAACGCGGCGCATTGCGCTCGCGCTGTCGTTGTCAGGCATATTGCTGCTCGTCTCCCGCACGTCCAATATGGCGCAAGGCCCTATGGTCGGCAGGTTGGTCGACAATGCGACCAGCGGGGGCCATCTCCCCTTTTCGAGCCAATTGCACTGGCTGATGGCAGCGGCCAGCGTCGGCACGCTCATCGCGATCCTCTGTTTTCCGACGATGGTGAAGCTGGCGTCCCGCTTGGTCGTGCATTTCGAAGCGGCCGGCTCCATTCCGGCGATGGGGCGTCGCTTGCTCAGTCGGGATAAGATCAGAAACGCCATGCATTACGTTACTCCCCCCTCTTGGACGATGGCCAAGCGGCTGGTGCAGCATGGCATGCCGAGAAGGCTGATGGCGTTGAATGCAGCCGTAACCGCCATTTATACGACCGGGGTGCTTTCGAGCCTGTATGCGGCCTATTTGTATCCCGACCGGGCTGTTGCGGCATCGCAGTCCACGGGGCTGATCAACGGCATGGCCACCATATTGCTGACGATTCTGATCGATCCGCGCATTTCATTGCTCAGCGACAAATCGCTGCGCGGGGAGATCCGTCTGGACCGCATGAATCAAATTTACGGCTGCATGCTCGTATCGAGATTGTTCGGAACCCTGTTGGCGCAGCTGCTGCTGATTCCCTTTGCTTACTGGATCGGATGGGTTGTCAGCCTGATGGGATAA